From Streptomyces durmitorensis, a single genomic window includes:
- a CDS encoding ROK family protein, translating to MKKEPVNSVSAMSGDPSLLRRLNAAAALRVLRERDEITVPELATLIGVSRPTAQDLTAQLLREGRLVELTPGSGSVGRPARRFRFRAEAAHVLGVDIGAHKILVHAADLLGRTVATQRVAVTPELPAALRLDAVREAIAGCLAQPAAAHVRPLATGVGTSGMVDAAGRVVESDSLPQWTGLDLTRELAGPAHGPVVVGNDIQLATLAECTGGVSVGTGDCVYLYVGNRLGIGLWLRGELHRGHRGAAGEMVAGDGWERCYQRLLDWFAGHEGADRPTRENAARAVVTAAAAGDGGARYTLRAFAEALADSLARHVAVLDPQSVVLGGGISRAGALLSEPFAARLGALCPYRPTVQTSVLGEESTAIGAARLALEHIDHAAQKSPTL from the coding sequence ATGAAGAAGGAACCCGTGAATTCCGTGAGTGCCATGAGCGGGGACCCGTCGCTGCTGCGCCGCCTGAACGCGGCCGCCGCCCTGCGGGTGCTGCGCGAGCGGGACGAGATCACCGTGCCCGAACTGGCCACGCTCATCGGCGTGTCGCGGCCCACCGCCCAGGACCTCACGGCCCAGCTCCTGCGCGAGGGCCGCCTGGTGGAGCTGACGCCGGGCAGCGGCAGTGTGGGCAGGCCGGCCCGCAGGTTCCGCTTCCGGGCCGAGGCCGCGCACGTCCTGGGCGTCGACATCGGCGCGCACAAGATCCTGGTGCACGCCGCCGACCTGCTCGGCCGCACCGTGGCCACCCAGCGGGTCGCCGTCACGCCCGAACTCCCCGCGGCCCTGCGCCTGGACGCCGTCCGCGAGGCGATCGCGGGCTGCCTGGCCCAGCCCGCGGCGGCACACGTGCGCCCGCTGGCGACCGGCGTCGGCACCAGCGGCATGGTGGACGCGGCGGGCCGCGTGGTGGAGAGCGACTCGCTGCCCCAGTGGACGGGCCTCGACCTCACCCGTGAACTCGCCGGCCCGGCCCACGGCCCCGTCGTCGTGGGCAACGACATCCAGCTCGCGACCCTCGCCGAGTGCACCGGGGGAGTGTCGGTGGGCACCGGCGACTGCGTGTACCTGTACGTCGGAAACCGGCTCGGCATCGGCCTGTGGCTCCGTGGCGAGCTGCACCGCGGACACCGTGGCGCGGCGGGCGAGATGGTCGCGGGGGACGGCTGGGAGCGGTGCTACCAGCGGCTCCTGGACTGGTTCGCGGGGCACGAGGGCGCCGACAGGCCCACCCGGGAGAACGCCGCACGCGCGGTGGTGACCGCGGCGGCCGCGGGCGACGGCGGGGCCAGGTACACCCTGCGTGCCTTCGCCGAGGCGCTCGCCGACAGCCTGGCCCGCCACGTCGCCGTGCTCGACCCGCAGTCCGTGGTGCTCGGCGGCGGCATCTCCCGGGCGGGCGCCCTGCTCAGCGAACCTTTCGCGGCGCGGCTCGGGGCGCTCTGCCCCTACCGGCCGACGGTGCAAACCTCCGTACTCGGCGAGGAATCCACCGCAATCGGGGCAGCCCGCCTCGCACTGGAACACATCGATCACGCCGCGCAGAAAAGTCCAACTCTCTAG
- a CDS encoding ABC transporter permease has product MTSPATQRRPRAASPPPPVSDPKAPNPPRHRRVPLRVRLRNNWVMLALMAPGLLFFLFFFYVPMLGNVIAFQDYQPFIGFKDSPLVGLANFQELFADPAFWEAVRNTLAFAALQLIFFFPAPLALALLINSLVSPRIKKFVQSVVYLPHFISWVLVVALFQQVLGGAGLFSNYLRDHGMSALDVMTDPDTFSLLITGQVIWKDIGWGMIIYLAALASVDQSLYESAAVDGAGRWRRMWHVTLPAVRGVTIMLLVLRLGDVLSVGFEQFLLQRDAVGARASEVLDTYIYYHGVVYGDWGVGAAAGLVKGVVGALMIYGANKVAHAFGEHGVYSK; this is encoded by the coding sequence GTGACATCCCCAGCAACGCAACGCAGGCCACGAGCCGCGTCGCCGCCACCACCCGTGTCGGACCCGAAGGCCCCGAACCCGCCGCGCCACCGCCGCGTCCCGCTCCGCGTCCGACTGCGGAACAACTGGGTGATGCTCGCCCTGATGGCCCCGGGCCTGCTCTTCTTCCTGTTCTTCTTCTACGTGCCGATGCTCGGCAACGTCATCGCCTTCCAGGACTACCAGCCCTTCATCGGCTTCAAGGACAGCCCCCTGGTGGGCCTCGCCAACTTCCAGGAGCTCTTCGCCGACCCGGCGTTCTGGGAGGCGGTACGCAACACCCTGGCGTTCGCCGCGCTCCAGCTGATCTTCTTCTTCCCGGCGCCGCTGGCCCTCGCCCTGCTCATCAACAGCCTGGTCAGCCCGCGCATCAAGAAGTTCGTGCAGAGCGTCGTCTATCTGCCGCACTTCATATCCTGGGTCCTGGTCGTCGCGCTCTTCCAGCAAGTACTCGGCGGCGCGGGCCTCTTCAGCAACTACCTGCGCGACCACGGCATGTCCGCCCTGGACGTGATGACCGACCCCGACACCTTCTCCCTCCTCATCACCGGCCAGGTGATCTGGAAGGACATCGGCTGGGGCATGATCATTTACCTGGCGGCGCTCGCGAGCGTAGACCAGAGCCTGTACGAGTCGGCCGCCGTCGACGGCGCCGGACGCTGGCGCCGCATGTGGCACGTCACCCTGCCCGCCGTACGCGGCGTCACGATCATGCTGCTCGTGCTGCGCCTCGGTGACGTCCTGTCCGTCGGCTTCGAGCAGTTCCTGCTCCAGCGCGATGCGGTCGGCGCCCGCGCGTCGGAAGTCCTCGACACGTACATCTACTACCACGGCGTCGTCTACGGCGACTGGGGCGTCGGCGCCGCGGCGGGCCTGGTCAAGGGCGTCGTCGGAGCCTTGATGATCTACGGCGCCAACAAGGTCGCCCACGCCTTCGGAGAGCACGGGGTGTACAGCAAATGA
- a CDS encoding glycoside hydrolase domain-containing protein, whose translation MGETGHPELACGIGSWDSDVYGNHRILVRAATTERTAPAVAAELPWRRQDPDPGAVDVIVIGPSGERVRNTVAVEVTDEAGRIAFEPTDGTGTYAVHYLPYAHTGKPYYPQAAYRPPTRTADPGWVHRCGLHDATGWEKLPRAEAVAYEAASAVDSFAPLGFAATEEERARLQQTHEGEQFLLFGEDRAHPLGRYTRLPARWALATPFAPLDVTADRGEFHAVQVGVYALQELTEVRAEIRGLPFSVRCVSTGGIDARGRAFERRVTVGAGRAGALWFGVEVPEDAQPGLYEGEIAVGAPGVPERVLPLRLTVGRDVVADGGAGEPWRLARLGWLDSALAQDDEPVAPFTPIEAVAEDGGQRLSLLGRTVELGPQGLPRRIVSTFTPSVTRADGPPRDLLAAPVTLDIGRPLEHGPLSLDRLGPARVGWSARAAGRDVVLRTEGELEADGFLVVRATVEATADTELDVTLDVPVREEIARYAMGLGLTGRACPAAYDWSWDTPTRNQDAFWLGDPAAGLQLSLRDEHYARPLNTNYYREKPLRTPRSWAGDGAGGVRLRTSEGVRGLCAFSGPLALRAGESRCFEFRLLLTPFKPLEPARQLSERYFHAYASPTEIAEYGANVANLHHATPPNPYINDPLLGADALHSYTEEAHRLGIQVKVYDTVRELTRHTPELPVLASLGDEIFAPGPGGGHAWLREHLGGDYVPGWVAPDVGDVAVVTSGDSRWHNSYVSGIERLRRVVGVDGLYLDDVAYDRTTMKRVRKVLAASGERPPLVDLHSCNQFREPDGFASSANLYAELLPYVDRLWLGELFDYEGSDGPAGDAGGDPAYWLVEISGIPFGLMGEMLEGGGNPWRGLVFGMTARAPMTDVRPLWRAFDQLRLPEAEMTGWWATGAGAHPVRTGRDDVLATTWEGPGGTVTALASWAGEPVDVVLDTASGPVAAYAPAIEGFQPERRFAAGEALRVEPGRGWLVRLG comes from the coding sequence ATGGGTGAGACTGGTCATCCGGAGCTGGCATGCGGGATCGGCTCCTGGGACAGCGACGTCTACGGTAACCACCGGATTCTCGTACGCGCCGCCACCACCGAAAGGACGGCCCCGGCCGTCGCGGCCGAACTGCCGTGGCGCCGCCAGGATCCGGACCCCGGGGCGGTGGACGTGATCGTCATCGGGCCTTCCGGGGAACGCGTGCGCAACACCGTGGCCGTGGAGGTGACCGACGAGGCCGGACGCATCGCCTTCGAGCCGACGGACGGCACCGGCACCTACGCCGTGCACTACCTCCCGTACGCGCACACGGGCAAGCCCTACTATCCGCAGGCCGCCTACCGGCCCCCGACGCGGACGGCCGACCCCGGCTGGGTGCACCGCTGCGGCCTGCACGACGCGACCGGATGGGAGAAACTGCCGCGCGCCGAGGCCGTCGCGTACGAGGCGGCGAGCGCGGTCGACTCCTTCGCGCCGCTCGGCTTCGCGGCCACCGAGGAAGAGCGCGCACGACTCCAACAGACCCACGAGGGCGAGCAGTTCCTCCTCTTCGGCGAGGACCGCGCCCATCCGCTCGGCCGCTACACACGGCTTCCAGCACGCTGGGCCCTGGCCACACCCTTCGCACCGCTCGACGTCACGGCGGACCGCGGGGAGTTCCACGCGGTGCAGGTCGGCGTGTACGCGCTCCAGGAGCTGACCGAGGTGCGCGCCGAGATCCGCGGGCTTCCGTTCTCCGTACGGTGCGTCAGCACGGGCGGCATCGACGCGCGCGGCAGGGCCTTCGAGCGACGCGTGACGGTCGGCGCGGGGCGCGCGGGCGCTCTGTGGTTCGGCGTCGAGGTTCCCGAAGACGCTCAACCCGGCCTCTACGAAGGGGAGATCGCCGTCGGTGCTCCCGGTGTCCCGGAGAGAGTCCTGCCGCTGCGCCTCACCGTCGGCCGGGACGTCGTCGCCGACGGCGGTGCCGGTGAGCCCTGGCGGCTCGCGCGGCTCGGATGGCTGGACTCGGCGCTCGCGCAGGACGACGAGCCGGTGGCGCCGTTCACGCCGATCGAGGCGGTCGCCGAGGACGGCGGACAGCGCCTGTCGCTGCTCGGCCGCACGGTCGAGCTCGGCCCGCAGGGACTCCCCCGGCGGATCGTCTCCACCTTCACGCCGAGCGTCACGCGCGCCGACGGACCGCCGCGCGACCTGCTCGCCGCGCCCGTCACGCTGGACATCGGCCGCCCCCTGGAGCATGGACCGCTCAGCCTCGACCGGCTCGGCCCGGCGCGGGTCGGCTGGTCGGCGCGGGCCGCCGGACGGGACGTAGTCCTGCGCACCGAGGGCGAGTTGGAGGCCGACGGCTTCCTCGTGGTGCGGGCCACGGTCGAGGCCACCGCCGACACAGAGCTCGACGTGACACTGGACGTGCCGGTGCGCGAGGAGATCGCGCGGTACGCGATGGGGCTCGGCCTGACCGGCCGGGCGTGCCCGGCGGCGTACGACTGGAGCTGGGACACGCCCACCCGCAACCAGGACGCGTTCTGGCTCGGGGACCCGGCCGCCGGGCTCCAGCTCAGCCTGCGCGACGAGCACTACGCACGGCCGCTCAACACCAACTACTACCGCGAGAAGCCCCTGCGCACCCCGCGCTCCTGGGCGGGCGACGGGGCGGGCGGGGTGCGGCTGCGCACGAGCGAGGGGGTGCGCGGCCTCTGTGCCTTCAGCGGGCCGCTGGCGCTGCGCGCGGGCGAGAGCCGGTGCTTCGAGTTCCGGCTGCTCCTGACCCCCTTCAAGCCGCTCGAACCGGCACGCCAGCTCTCCGAGCGCTACTTCCACGCGTACGCGTCCCCCACGGAGATCGCCGAGTACGGCGCGAACGTCGCCAATCTGCACCATGCGACGCCGCCCAATCCGTACATCAACGACCCGCTCCTGGGCGCGGACGCCCTGCACTCCTACACCGAGGAGGCGCACCGGCTCGGGATCCAGGTCAAGGTGTACGACACGGTGCGCGAACTGACGCGCCATACACCGGAGTTGCCGGTGCTCGCGTCGCTGGGCGACGAGATCTTCGCGCCGGGGCCCGGCGGCGGGCACGCCTGGCTGCGGGAACATCTGGGCGGGGACTACGTACCCGGGTGGGTGGCGCCCGATGTCGGGGATGTCGCCGTCGTCACGTCCGGCGACTCGCGGTGGCACAACTCCTATGTGAGCGGGATCGAGCGGCTGCGGCGGGTCGTCGGGGTCGACGGGCTCTACCTCGACGACGTGGCGTACGACCGGACGACCATGAAGCGGGTTCGGAAGGTCCTTGCCGCGTCCGGCGAGAGGCCGCCGCTGGTCGACCTGCACTCCTGCAACCAGTTCCGCGAGCCGGACGGGTTCGCCTCCAGCGCCAATCTGTACGCGGAGCTGCTGCCGTACGTCGACCGGCTCTGGCTGGGAGAGCTCTTCGACTACGAAGGCTCCGATGGCCCCGCCGGTGACGCCGGGGGTGATCCGGCGTACTGGCTCGTCGAGATCTCGGGCATTCCCTTCGGCCTGATGGGCGAGATGCTGGAGGGCGGCGGGAATCCCTGGCGCGGGCTCGTCTTCGGGATGACGGCGCGGGCGCCCATGACGGACGTACGGCCCTTGTGGCGGGCCTTCGACCAACTCCGGCTTCCGGAGGCGGAGATGACGGGGTGGTGGGCCACCGGTGCGGGTGCGCATCCGGTGCGGACCGGGCGGGACGACGTGCTCGCCACCACCTGGGAGGGGCCGGGAGGGACCGTGACGGCGCTCGCCTCCTGGGCCGGGGAGCCGGTGGACGTCGTGCTCGACACGGCTTCGGGTCCCGTCGCCGCCTACGCTCCCGCGATCGAGGGGTTCCAGCCGGAGCGGAGGTTCGCCGCGGGTGAGGCGCTGCGGGTGGAGCCGGGGCGGGGCTGGCTGGTGCGGCTGGGGTGA
- a CDS encoding CapA family protein, giving the protein MTQRTPQGTAVLAAVMIGATLAATAACTANEGPAQERNPKQQSEKQPGGARDGNRDAPPPAPSAAGGGPDAPRAFTLVASGDVLPHSSIISRANADAGGEGYDFVPMLRGVKPVVSKADLAICHMETVYGENGDYTGYPSFKSPPQIAHALKATGYDACSTASNHTLDDGAAGVRRTLGALDKAGVKHAGSGRTAAEGRSPAWMRAGGAKVAQLAYTYGTNGYPLPKGKPWTVNLMERDRIVADARAARKAGADVVVVSVHWGTEWQDAPDRRQLSLGKQLTASSTRGRPDIDLILGTHAHVPQAYEKVNKTWVIYGMGDQIAGDMINHEGANDPRGNQGTLGRFTFAPPAAPGGRWEVKKAEFIPQWFNTGTGRVTDLNAALARGADVADIRDRIRRIVLSRGAAKDGLVMGK; this is encoded by the coding sequence ATGACGCAGCGCACACCGCAGGGAACAGCCGTTCTGGCAGCGGTAATGATCGGAGCCACTCTCGCCGCGACCGCCGCCTGCACGGCAAATGAAGGGCCCGCGCAGGAGCGGAATCCGAAGCAGCAGAGCGAAAAGCAACCGGGCGGCGCCCGGGACGGAAATCGGGACGCTCCGCCTCCCGCACCGTCGGCGGCCGGCGGCGGCCCGGACGCACCGCGCGCCTTCACGCTCGTCGCCTCCGGGGACGTGCTCCCGCACTCCTCGATCATCAGCAGGGCCAACGCCGACGCGGGCGGCGAAGGCTACGACTTCGTGCCGATGCTCAGGGGCGTCAAACCCGTCGTGTCCAAGGCCGATCTGGCGATCTGTCACATGGAGACGGTCTACGGCGAGAACGGCGACTACACCGGCTACCCCAGCTTCAAGTCCCCGCCCCAGATCGCCCACGCCCTGAAGGCCACCGGCTACGACGCCTGCTCCACGGCCTCCAACCACACGCTCGACGACGGCGCCGCGGGGGTGCGCAGGACGCTCGGCGCGCTCGACAAGGCGGGCGTCAAGCACGCGGGCTCGGGCCGCACGGCCGCCGAGGGCAGGTCCCCCGCCTGGATGCGGGCGGGCGGCGCGAAGGTGGCCCAGCTCGCGTACACGTACGGCACGAACGGATATCCGCTGCCCAAGGGCAAGCCCTGGACGGTCAACCTCATGGAGCGCGACCGGATCGTCGCGGACGCGCGCGCCGCGCGGAAGGCGGGCGCGGACGTGGTCGTCGTCTCGGTCCACTGGGGCACGGAGTGGCAGGACGCCCCCGACCGCCGCCAGCTGAGCCTCGGCAAGCAGCTCACTGCGTCCAGCACCCGGGGCCGCCCCGACATCGACCTGATCCTGGGCACCCACGCGCACGTCCCCCAGGCCTACGAGAAGGTCAACAAGACCTGGGTCATCTACGGCATGGGCGACCAGATCGCCGGCGACATGATCAACCACGAGGGCGCGAACGACCCGCGCGGCAACCAGGGAACCCTCGGCCGCTTCACGTTCGCCCCGCCCGCGGCCCCCGGCGGACGCTGGGAGGTCAAGAAGGCCGAGTTCATCCCCCAGTGGTTCAACACGGGCACGGGACGCGTGACCGACCTGAACGCGGCGCTGGCCCGCGGCGCGGACGTCGCCGACATCCGCGACCGGATCCGCCGGATCGTCCTGAGCCGTGGCGCGGCGAAGGACGGTCTGGTGATGGGCAAGTAG
- a CDS encoding zf-HC2 domain-containing protein: protein MRSLERHRDAGAYALGVLDAADTFRFDDHLMDCPACRALVEELGPAAQQLAAYDRVTPPHVEPLAVPGPGLVDRLLAESGRLRRAGRRRWLCAVAASVVLALAAPATAVLRSGGPGPEQITARDGRTGVSATLTARGRDWGTDIGLRIRDVHGGARVCELVAVGTDGSEQTVTTWKVPAAEHADGPAAEPPAALSTRGGAAMAREDIARYEVRTTDGQRLLTLRRP from the coding sequence ATGAGGTCCCTGGAGCGGCATCGCGACGCCGGCGCCTACGCGCTCGGTGTCCTCGACGCGGCGGACACCTTCCGCTTCGACGACCACCTCATGGACTGCCCCGCATGCCGGGCCCTGGTCGAGGAACTCGGCCCGGCAGCACAGCAGTTGGCCGCCTACGACCGCGTCACCCCGCCGCACGTCGAACCGCTGGCCGTGCCCGGTCCCGGCCTCGTCGACCGGCTGCTCGCCGAGTCCGGGCGGCTGCGCAGGGCCGGGCGCAGGCGGTGGCTGTGCGCGGTCGCGGCGAGCGTCGTGCTGGCCCTCGCGGCCCCCGCGACGGCGGTCCTCAGATCCGGCGGGCCGGGACCGGAACAGATCACGGCCCGCGACGGCCGCACCGGCGTGTCGGCGACGCTGACCGCGCGGGGCCGCGACTGGGGCACGGACATCGGGCTCCGCATCCGCGATGTGCACGGCGGCGCCCGCGTCTGCGAACTCGTGGCCGTCGGCACCGACGGCTCCGAGCAGACGGTGACGACGTGGAAGGTGCCCGCCGCCGAGCACGCCGACGGGCCCGCGGCAGAGCCACCGGCCGCTCTCTCGACCCGGGGCGGCGCGGCCATGGCCCGCGAGGACATAGCCCGCTACGAAGTGCGTACGACGGACGGGCAGCGCCTGCTGACGCTGCGGCGCCCCTGA
- a CDS encoding SpoIIE family protein phosphatase: MKPTPLPDDWPADPRSILAFNRTGCFDWDLDSGLMHLDAAGHEVFDVRADEYDGNPTSLGVRVPPVEAHRLDAYVSHALKDGSRTYGIYFRIRLRSGGLRWTHTQGFIERDETGRPRRIVGIVRDATQELGDSTARHQRADEEEDRRRRTSIVQGTTAALAHARTVRDVIDVLKDTHGLAHLGASNLVMALVEAGRIRLVAEGPAGSFVPGTKFTRIDERYPMSDAVRTLSPRFIETAAEFAASYPELWPHIDKLGITSAAYLPLIAQAKPIGVLGLLYQDKTGFTEEERNVLVALSSGIAQSLQRAMFYEQEKDLAQGLQQAMLPRTIPGVPGADVAVRYRSAALGRDIGGDWYDVIPLPGGRVGAVIGDVQGHDTHAAAVMGQLRIVLRAYAAEGHPPATVMARASGFLHELDTERFATCLYAEADLSTGVVQLVRAGHIDPLVQQTDGSCRRVPVDGGLPLGLSAEFGGLEYPVTTFELDAGQTLILFTDGLIEEPGSDLDDGLRALGELACSGPRDLQPLADRLCGIVDDRGGEDDAALLLLRRRMIDAPRSGGRLQQHVGPGDPEALAEARHMIRAAVRAWGAGAGADEIELVADEVITNALMHTDGAAIVTLRVISGTERRLRVEVEDSSSALPRRREAGESGVSGRGLLLVDMLTDEWGVESRGSGKCVWCEFVVPARENQAQGERTAPPEQGQE; the protein is encoded by the coding sequence ATGAAGCCCACGCCACTGCCGGACGACTGGCCAGCGGATCCACGGTCGATCCTGGCGTTCAACCGCACAGGCTGCTTCGACTGGGACCTCGACAGCGGCCTGATGCACCTGGACGCCGCGGGCCACGAGGTCTTCGACGTACGGGCCGACGAGTACGACGGAAACCCGACGAGCCTCGGCGTACGCGTTCCGCCGGTCGAGGCGCACCGTCTCGACGCCTACGTCTCGCACGCGCTCAAGGACGGCAGCCGGACCTATGGCATCTACTTCCGCATCCGGCTGCGCTCCGGGGGTCTGCGCTGGACCCATACCCAGGGGTTCATCGAGCGTGACGAGACGGGCCGCCCGCGCCGGATCGTGGGCATCGTCCGCGACGCCACGCAGGAGCTGGGCGACAGTACGGCCCGGCACCAGCGTGCCGACGAGGAGGAGGACCGGCGCCGCCGCACGAGCATCGTGCAGGGCACCACGGCGGCCCTCGCGCACGCCCGTACCGTCCGCGACGTCATCGACGTGCTCAAGGACACCCACGGCCTCGCGCACCTGGGCGCGTCGAACCTGGTCATGGCCCTGGTCGAGGCGGGGCGGATCCGGCTGGTCGCGGAGGGGCCCGCGGGGAGCTTCGTGCCGGGCACCAAGTTCACGCGGATCGACGAGCGGTACCCGATGAGCGACGCCGTGCGCACGCTCTCGCCGCGCTTCATCGAGACGGCCGCGGAGTTCGCGGCCTCGTACCCGGAGCTGTGGCCGCACATAGACAAGCTGGGCATCACATCGGCCGCGTATCTGCCGCTGATCGCGCAGGCCAAGCCGATCGGCGTGCTCGGCCTCCTCTACCAGGACAAGACCGGCTTCACCGAGGAGGAGCGCAACGTCCTGGTCGCGCTGAGCAGCGGCATCGCGCAGAGCCTCCAGCGCGCCATGTTCTACGAGCAGGAGAAGGACCTCGCCCAGGGCCTCCAGCAGGCGATGCTGCCGCGCACCATCCCCGGTGTGCCCGGCGCCGACGTCGCGGTCCGCTACCGTTCCGCGGCGCTCGGCCGGGACATCGGCGGCGACTGGTACGACGTGATCCCGCTGCCCGGCGGCCGTGTCGGGGCGGTCATCGGCGACGTACAGGGCCACGACACGCACGCGGCGGCCGTCATGGGCCAGCTGCGCATCGTGCTGCGCGCCTACGCCGCCGAGGGGCACCCGCCCGCCACCGTCATGGCCCGTGCGTCGGGCTTCCTGCACGAGCTGGACACCGAACGCTTCGCCACCTGCCTCTACGCGGAGGCCGACCTGTCGACGGGCGTGGTCCAGCTGGTGCGGGCAGGCCACATCGATCCGCTCGTCCAGCAGACCGACGGGAGCTGCCGCCGGGTGCCGGTCGACGGCGGTCTCCCGCTGGGTCTCTCGGCCGAGTTCGGCGGCCTCGAATACCCGGTCACCACCTTCGAGCTCGACGCGGGCCAGACCCTGATCCTCTTCACCGACGGCCTCATCGAGGAGCCGGGCTCCGACCTGGACGACGGGCTGCGGGCCCTGGGCGAGCTCGCCTGCTCGGGCCCGCGCGACCTCCAGCCCCTGGCCGACCGGCTCTGCGGGATCGTGGACGACCGGGGCGGTGAGGACGACGCGGCGCTGCTGCTCCTGCGCCGCCGGATGATCGACGCGCCCCGGTCCGGCGGCCGTCTCCAGCAGCATGTCGGACCCGGCGATCCGGAGGCTCTGGCCGAGGCCCGGCACATGATCCGTGCCGCGGTGCGTGCCTGGGGCGCCGGGGCGGGTGCCGACGAGATCGAGCTGGTGGCCGACGAGGTGATCACCAACGCCCTGATGCACACCGACGGCGCGGCGATCGTGACCCTGCGGGTCATCAGCGGCACCGAACGGCGCCTGCGCGTCGAGGTCGAGGACTCCTCCAGCGCACTGCCGCGCCGCCGTGAGGCGGGGGAATCGGGGGTGTCGGGGCGCGGGTTGCTCCTGGTGGACATGCTCACGGACGAGTGGGGCGTCGAATCGCGCGGCAGCGGCAAGTGCGTCTGGTGCGAGTTCGTCGTTCCCGCGCGGGAGAACCAGGCGCAGGGCGAGCGGACGGCGCCGCCGGAACAGGGTCAGGAGTGA
- a CDS encoding Fpg/Nei family DNA glycosylase, producing the protein MPELPEVEALRAFLTEHLVGHEIIRVLPVAVSVLKTYDPPLTALEGRTVTAVARHGKFLDLDADGLHLVTHLARAGWLHWKDRLPDGPPRPGKGPLALRVALETGEGFDLTEAGTQKRLAVYVTDDPTAIPGIARLGPDPLAPDFDEERFAGLLAGERRQIKGALRDQTLIAGVGNAYSDEILHVARMSPFKLTSSLTKEEVHGLYVALRTTLNEAVERSRGVAAGRLKAEKKSGLRVHGRTGEPCPVCGDTIREVSFSDSSLQYCPTCQTGGKRLADRRMSRLLK; encoded by the coding sequence ATGCCGGAACTCCCCGAGGTCGAAGCGCTGCGCGCCTTCCTCACCGAACACCTCGTCGGCCACGAGATCATCCGGGTGCTGCCCGTGGCGGTCAGCGTCCTCAAGACGTACGACCCGCCGCTCACCGCCCTGGAGGGCCGCACCGTCACGGCCGTCGCGCGCCACGGCAAGTTCCTCGACCTCGACGCGGACGGCCTGCACCTGGTCACCCACCTCGCCCGCGCGGGCTGGCTGCACTGGAAGGACCGCCTCCCCGACGGCCCGCCCCGCCCCGGCAAGGGCCCCCTGGCGCTGCGCGTCGCGCTGGAGACGGGTGAGGGCTTCGACCTGACGGAGGCGGGCACGCAAAAACGCCTCGCGGTGTACGTGACCGACGACCCCACGGCGATCCCGGGCATCGCCCGGCTCGGTCCCGACCCGCTGGCCCCGGACTTCGACGAGGAGCGCTTCGCCGGTCTCCTGGCGGGTGAACGACGCCAGATCAAGGGCGCGTTGAGGGACCAGACCCTGATCGCGGGCGTCGGGAACGCGTACAGCGACGAGATCCTGCACGTGGCCCGCATGTCTCCGTTCAAGCTCACGTCGAGCCTTACGAAGGAGGAAGTCCATGGGCTGTATGTGGCGTTGCGGACCACGCTGAACGAGGCGGTGGAGCGCTCGCGCGGCGTCGCGGCGGGCCGCCTCAAGGCGGAGAAGAAGAGCGGCCTGCGCGTCCACGGCCGCACCGGCGAACCGTGCCCTGTGTGCGGCGACACCATCCGCGAGGTCTCCTTCAGCGACTCGTCGCTCCAGTACTGCCCCACGTGCCAGACGGGCGGGAAGCGGCTGGCGGACCGGAGGATGTCGCGGCTCCTGAAGTAG